A region of the Sarcophilus harrisii chromosome 3, mSarHar1.11, whole genome shotgun sequence genome:
ACCTGGAAATGGTTTCAAATTTGGCTTTGATAATTACCAGTGAGGGTAACCAGCCTCCTTTGAGTGAGTCTATGATTgaatctgtagaatggggatgaTATTTGTACCACTGACTTCACAGGTCTTTTTGAGAGGATATTTTATAAACCATAACTTGGTATAGAAAATTAAGATTActgttattctctttcttctcattttctaagAGGGCAGGAGGATGGCCCCAGGTCAATCATTTTTGTGTCAGTCTCAGGAAGCCTGTGACCCCCTTTtcagaacaatgatcaaattcaTAGATAAATATATGGTTGAtgtcctttgttctagaagaccaaaatgacatcactatgttagaattgagttatagtgtgtttgactgtggctgatcagatcaatatgagctcagaatgctctgccactggttggatacaaatagtccctatgaatatttggagtAGTTTCTCTAACTTTAGGACTacagaggaaaataattatattgatatacaattatcaaaatatcaaTTCGTATTTTAAAGTGCATTGACCCCAGGCTAGAACTCCTGTTCCCCAAGGCCTTCATCCAGCTCAGCCAAAGGCAcctccagctctaaaattctgtgttctCTGTTTTTAGGAAATAGATTCTCCTGATTGCCCCATGTGTCAATGTTATTACATTTTGTTCCAATGTCTTCTGAGCTTTCCTGAGCTAGTTGATCACAAAGAATGGAATCCTAGGATCTTAAGATTGAAGGTCTAAAAGGGAATGTtagcttatttaatttttaaaaaatgaaatatttttattatttttaaaaagttaggagAGAAGGAAGCACTGATGTAGTAGAGAACCTCAGAGTAAGGAATACCTGAGTTGAAGTCCATGGGGAAGCCTCTTAATATTCTCTGCAATTCTCTGAAGATTGGAATTGCAGAGATACTtgagataatattgataaagcatttagtatagtacctggcatacagtaatcacttaataaatgcttgttgattaactggtactcagtcaataaacatttattaagcgcctactatgtgttaagcatGGAGATTTCTATTCATTGAGATCATAGATCCAGTTTCTATCTTTCATCTCACACTTAGAAGCAGCTGATTTCAGAATCacaaagacctggatttgagtctcctctctgatacatattagctctgtgaccctgccCAACTAAAGGCCTTCTTAGGGcaattctaaaacaaaaaaggtgTCCACCTGAACTAGTGGGGGTTTGGGTCTTCTTGAGGAGTTCTCTAGCCTGATAGAATTATAggtttgctgaaaaaaaaaagaaaattgaacattaaatattaatataaccCCTTTATTTTTAGGTGAGGAAAACTAGACCCAGAGATATTATATGATgtggtagtaagtagcagagcaaGGGCCTCTGCATCCAAACCAATGTACTTTTTCTGTACTACAAAGTCTATAAAGCTCACTTGGCTGAATAGTTTAGGACACAGATGTACTGcatacaaaacaatttttatttaaaaaacgaCTCAGTTGCACAATtttaaacaaaactttttaaaaacatcagaCATTTTGGTAATAATATTTCCTCAATGATACAAGAGAGAGGAGAGCAGCACCCATCCACTGGGGGAAGCCTGGCAAACTTCTGGCCCGCAAAGAATTGAAAGTTTCATTGGCTTTCCAAAGCCTACCCCTGGTTCCAGGCCTCTGAACCATTTAGTGTTGCTGTTGGGTGACAAAACGATCTGTTGCGTGGTCCTGCTAATCTTCCAAATTCTTGTAAAGGCagagacattttctttttctccatgaagcaaacaaaaaaacctcacttttttttttttttaccaggagaaggaaaacacacacacagacactcaaagacaaaaacaatacgACTTTTCCTTTCCTAAATGGAAAGAGGAGTGATTCTTGCTAAAAACTCAGGAATGAGAAGGGTACTATCAAGATAGACAATAGGCATTCTTAAATTGAGAGGAACGGTTGTCTAAGAGGTCTTTCCCCCTAATCTCTCTATGTAAGTTTATGTGAAACATCAGTCTGCATTAATACTCCTGATCCCCTTTCTTGACCTCTGCCCTGCCTTCCCACCAAAGTTAAtatgacacacacatatatatggggTCCATCAGTTTTAAAACTCTAAGCCATTCCAGCTCATTTGGAGTCTCTTGACAAAACAGCTCAGGTCCTGGAGAGCTCAGTTTGGTGACCGCGTGTCTGTGGCTGCTTTTTCTTGGACTTCATCATACTGTGGTGGAGGAGTCAAAGGTTCTATCGTGGGAGGAGGCAGATTCCCTTCGGGCAGGTTAATTCGGAAGTCCTTCAGGTGAAGTTTTTCTGACTTAATCCTGCGCACTTTGAGGGGCTTCAGGCGTTTTGCGAGCCTGGAGTTCTGTCTGTCTGGCAGGTGGGTCTCCCCATCAGCGTGGGCTGTGGTGGGAGTTGTCTCGTCCAGCCCCGTCAGAGACTCGTACGAAGGGAGAGAGATGTTCATCCCAGGGTTTTGGTTCAGTTCTCTCACCTCGGAGTAGTTGGTGTTCATCACTTCCTCGTAGCTGGGGACATAGTATCTTGAGTGGGATTCCTCCTCCTCTTGGCTGTAATATACCAAACATAGGGCACCCCATTAGTTTTGGCCACAGCCCAACAGAAGAATGGAGGAGATAAAGATTAGGGAGTGGACCTTCAACATCTGAAGAGTATATAGAGGAAAAGCAAAGTGTCCACTCAAggacaaatttatttattattattatattatatattattatattatattataatatatatactatatatgtaatatatatattatatattaacatgaactttttgcctttccctcccccccaaatctgCAGTTTGGAAAGGTAGATTCCCTTGTAAAGGTTTTTTGCTCATGCCTTACCTGTCTTCTTCCTGGGTCTGAGATGCAACCGCTGCATTATGCTGGATTCTGGCTATCTCCTCCTCCCCTTGCCTTTGCTTCCTCTTGTCCCGGATACTCAGGCAGATGGAAAGGAGCAGGAGCATGATCCCGGCCCCGACCAGCACATAGGCCACAGAGAATGTCTTGCTCTTGAGGATCCCACCACTGGGGCTGCTGCTGTTCCCATGCGTTGATGGTTTGTCCGCGTGACTGAATCCTGGGACGAGATTCCACACCGCCATGATGATCCCCAGCACCAGCATCCCCAGCCCAATGGCAGTCAGGGCATAGTGAGAGCCATTGGCTTTGGACTGGGCCATCATTGCCACAAATACTGAGCAGGTAGAAATTGGCTggtgtatttatttataaagtaagGTAAAATAATCCACTGAATCAGCTCTTAAGAGATCACATCAAGAATCCTTCAACCAAATCCTGAACTTCTCCTCTGGGATATGTCACCAAAAGATCTGAAAGGAAGGTAagatgggaaaatgggaaattaatTCATATCCCAAGGAATTTTACATTCTTCTCATTTCTCCattatattctaatttgttttttaaaatagtttttcaaatacatgtaaagatcgttttcaacattcatttttctaagactttgtgttccaaaattttctccttccctcccttacttcccccctccggaagacagaaagtaatccaatataggttaaatatgtgcaatcttttaaacatattcccatatttgtcatgttgtaaaaaaaaaaaaatcagacaaaaaggaaaaaaaaactacacaaaaataaaagcagacaaacaaaaaagatgaaaacactacgcttcaatccacattcaatctccatagttcatATTCTAATTTGTGTTAACTGTATCTGGgtatagattttaattttttcccacgAGAGTATAAGTTCCCTAAGGGCAAGAAAAGGGTCTTACCAAAGTTCTGTAGGAAGCCTTTTCTAGTTCTCCCagtgttttatatgtgtgtgtgtgtatgtgtgtgtataaagagaGCAAGTGAGCAAGAAttagctctctgtctctctttgtttctcttttgtttctttctctctgtctctctttatcagTGGGCACTACGCGAGGCAGTGATAATGGCAGGAAAAATTtatcctccccttttctccccccatACAGGGGCAATATGGTCCCACACATACTAGTTCCCTAGGGAGAGTGGGTTCAAACTTAAGAGTCCAAGCTCTCAGTTCTTCTGGCAACCCCCTTAGACCAAAAGCTTTAGAAGAGTTCTGTTCTCTTCCTCATTAAGGTCACCTTTCATCCATCTCTATGTATCTTGTGTATATACATTCATGTACATTTAAGTTCCCTGACGGCAAGGAATGTtgcttctactttttctttgctGATTGAAGGGTAAATTGAGGGAGGCAGGAACATAAGGGGCCAGGTTCCATCCTTGTCTTATATTTGGCTGTGGGAGTGCAGGCAATCACTGAATCTCTAAGAGTTTTTTAATCTGGGGTTCTTCCTGGACTCCTTTCACAGTATATAATCATGCCTCTTctaagaatcatatttttaaaggcataaaaaatatgaatgtgaaggaaataatttgtattgagatattgatataatttttttctcattcaaggtCACAGCCCCCTGAAGTCAGTAGGCCTGAGGACCCCCGATAAAGAATCTTGCTCCAAGATGCAGGAAAGGAGGTATATTGGTAGAAGTTCCTCGCTTTTAATTCTTCAcacaaaagaaatcatagattGGGCCCCTATTTCTATCCCCAACACAGCACAGGGACTGACATAGGCTAAATGCATATAAAAGCTTACTGACTGACTGGTTGATTTGTACTGGTATCATTTTCTCACTGAAAGATCTCTACATAAGTGAAATCAGATCAACCCTTCCCCACACttctttggggaaaagaataataaCTGAGGTTTACTGAGAGGGAATATGGTATAGTAGAATCGGGAAGGAGAAGATGGGCTTTGCTGCTTAGTACTCAGGTCACtaattacaaattataatataaataataaaaatatattaataattatatatattaaataataaaaatataaattataaataaatagatcacttaattatgtctcagttttctcacctgtaatggcctctaaggtttaattttttttccagttttaatgCTGTGATTCTATAATCTTATCATCCTATCTGTTACTTTAAGACTGCATATATCACTTCACTTGATCCCTGGGAGGCAGGggctatcatccccattttgcagatgaggggaCTAAGGCACAGAGAGCGCATTAAGGAAGTCCACTCCATCACCCAGGGATACTGCACCTCTCAGAGTCTCTGTGGACAAGTTCTTAGGAGCTTGGCCCAAACTCTGGCTCTAATGGCCAGACTCCAAATAGCCAGGGGCAACTGATACTCTATGAGGCATAGGGAACCACCCAAGTGGAGTATCATCATGATTATTATAATAAGTGACTGGGAGGGAAATGAGCTCCTAGATCTTTGCCTGGTCACCTACCAGGTAGCTGAGAGGCTGATTTGAGTCATCTTTTTAAAAGCCTGACTTATTATCCAGTCTCCACCCCAAAACTGAGTCTTCCCCTGACAGGGGTCAGAGGGACTGACTTGCAAAGTACCATGACATTTGATGGGCTCAGGTTAATCTCAAATTGCCTCCATGGCGGTGAGGCAGGGAATGGGAAGCCAAGTGTGGCAGCTCTATGAATGGTGGTGACCACCATCCTTGGCTCCCCTCTGACCTAATCTTCCTCCTGATTAAGACTTTAAGACCATGGATTTAGAGTCATAAGGGCCATCCATTCCaacccccccattttacagaagagtaaactaAGCCTAGAGAGGCAACGGACTAGTGagtcaatcaacaaacttttattaaatacttcttaTATGCTGGAATGCTCTTGTTCCTCCTCTGCCTATTGTCTTCtgtcttcctttaagtcccattTAAAGTCTCACATTGTACAGGAAATctccaattcctcttaatttaGCATTTGTCCTCAGACAAGTTACTTAAGCTTatctcagccttagttttctcatctgtaaaatggggataatgacagtCCCTACTTCACaccaaatgggataatatttgtaaagtgctttgtaaatgttaaaatgctagggattattattattgttgacaATCACCATTATTgataataatgtttattattaggtaatcattattattattataatcatcattatttattatagataatatttattgatattgttatgataatcatcatcatcaccaccattattTTTGTATACCTTTGATTGTTAAGAAATTTCTCAAGGCAAATCTAGTCTGTTTTTCTACAATTTTCTATCTTTGTTCTTAGTACTGCCTTCTGGAAGccaaaaagaaaatctgttttctcttcaGGGACTGAgagaatatttgtgaaatatttaggacagtgcttggcatatagttggtgcttaataaatgcttgttctcttccttcccattctAAATGACAtcctttcaaatattaaaaaacaattatccCTAGgtcagctatgtggcacagtagacagagcactagccctgaaatcaggaggatctgagttcatatctgacttcagacacttttaACACTTtgtagttgtatgatcctgggcaagtcccttaactccaattgcctcagaaacaaacaaacaaaaaccctaattatctcttcctgtcttaagtctctttttctcctggctgaaaatttctagtttctttgattgatttttttttttttatggcaccATTCTAGTATAGACTTGGGATACTTCACGACATCCATTCATTGGTCCTAATTTGGGCCAATTCAAAGTTTAATCTCTCTTCCTATGactgtcttcaaatattggaAGAGCCATTATAATTTCACTTTGACTTTTCCACATTAAAACACAACCATTAACTCTAGAGTCTTTCCAGATTCCCTCATAATTCTGGCCATCCTCCTCTTGACAGTCTCCCATTTGTTAATATCAACAGCTCTCCCCCTTATTAGATATTGATCATTACCC
Encoded here:
- the TMEM51 gene encoding transmembrane protein 51 encodes the protein MMAQSKANGSHYALTAIGLGMLVLGIIMAVWNLVPGFSHADKPSTHGNSSSPSGGILKSKTFSVAYVLVGAGIMLLLLSICLSIRDKRKQRQGEEEIARIQHNAAVASQTQEEDSQEEEESHSRYYVPSYEEVMNTNYSEVRELNQNPGMNISLPSYESLTGLDETTPTTAHADGETHLPDRQNSRLAKRLKPLKVRRIKSEKLHLKDFRINLPEGNLPPPTIEPLTPPPQYDEVQEKAATDTRSPN